One stretch of Anguilla anguilla isolate fAngAng1 chromosome 5, fAngAng1.pri, whole genome shotgun sequence DNA includes these proteins:
- the ppm1k gene encoding protein phosphatase 1K, mitochondrial, with product MSAVAAITLFRSKIFPIGTRVLWTARALLVKPRPFHCGPAPRLSNSRFDPDGSGTPTTWDAFGIWDDRIDEPILLPPSIKYGTPIPKVSLARVGGASLLGRRKENEDRLQASQITDAVLYFAVFDGHGGPQAADFCHKYMETYIRDLVAKEEDLELVLRKAFLEVDKALERQLQVSADASLQTAGSTATVALLRDGIELAVGSVGDSRAILSRKGKAVKLTVDHTAERKDERERIKSSGGYVAWNSLGQPHVNGRLAMTRSIGDFDLRSVGVIAEPETKRISLHHAHDAFLALTTDGINFIMNSQEICDVISQCHDPKEAAQRITEQALQYGSEDNSTALVVPFGAWGKHKSPHLTSTFSRSFTSSGRWA from the exons ATGTCAGCAGTGGCTGCCATTACCTTGTTCAGGTCCAAAATATTTCCCATTGGAACCAGAGTTCTGTGGACAGCAAGGGCCCTGCTGgtcaagccccgccccttccactgtggccccgcccccaggctcAGCAACTCCAGGTTTGACCCCGATGGGAGCGGCACGCCCACCACGTGGGACGCCTTCGGCATCTGGGACGACCGCATCGACGAGCCCATCCTGCTCCCGCCCAGCATAAAGTACGGCACGCCCATCCCCAAAGTCAGCCTGGcgcgagtgggcggggcctccctGCTGGGCCGGCGCAAGGAGAACGAGGACCGCCTGCAGGCCTCGCAGATCACCGACGCCGTGCTGTACTTCGCCGTGTTCGACGGACACGGCGGGCCGCAGGCGGCCGACTTCTGCCACAAGTACATGGAGACGTACATCAG AGATCTAGTTGCAAAGGAGGAAGACCTTGAGCTGGTTTTACGCAAAGCATTCCTTGAAGTCGACAAAGCCCTGGAAAGACAATTACAGGTCTCTGCTGATG CGTCCCTGCAGACGGCGGGCAGCACCGCCACGGTGGCGCTGCTGAGAGACGGCATCGAGCTGGCGGTGGGCAGCGTGGGCGACAGCCGCGCCATCCTCTCCCGCAAGGGCAAGGCCGTCAAGCTGACCGTGGACCACACCGCCGAGAGGAAGGACGAGAGGGAGAG GATTAAGAGCAGTGGCGGGTACGTGGCCTGGAACAGCCTGGGGCAGCCGCACGTCAACGGGAGGCTGGCTATGACGCGGAGCATCGGCGACTTTGACCTGAGGAGCGTCGGGGTCATCGCCGAGCCCGAGACCAAGAGGATCTCT cttcatCATGCCCATGACGCCTTCCTGGCTCTCACCACAGATGGGATCAACTTCATCATGAACAGCCAGGagatctgtgatgtcatcagtcaGTGCCATGACCCTAAAGAAGCAGCCCAGCGTATCACTGAGCAG GCCCTGCAGTATGGCTCAGAAGATAACAGCACTGCGCTGGTGGTGCCCTTTGGCGCCTGGGGCAAACACAAAAGCCCCCACCTCACCTCCACCTTCAGCCGGAGCTTCACCTCCTCGGGCCGCTGGGCCTGA